From one Vanacampus margaritifer isolate UIUO_Vmar chromosome 12, RoL_Vmar_1.0, whole genome shotgun sequence genomic stretch:
- the LOC144061348 gene encoding gonadotropin subunit beta-2-like — MALQMRTLFLAFYGVWWMHLAASNKLPGCHLASKNVSLEKEGCLSCHLVETTICSGYCATEYPIFSAFPSEEPQVCTYAHVRHQQLELSDCLPGVDPVVKYPIALSCSCDACSILTSNCNEDPKELTEPEFCSQIPA; from the exons ATGGCCCTTCAGATGCGGACCTTGTTTTTGGCCTTCTACGGTGTTTGGTGGATGCACCTTGCAG CATCCAATAAGCTGCCAGGATGTCACCTGGCCAGCAAAAACGTGAGTCTGGAGAAAGAAGGATGTCTTTCATGCCACCTTGTGGAAACGACCATTTGCTCTGGATACTGCGCCACTGAG TACCCTATCTTCTCCGCCTTCCCCAGCGAAGAGCCTCAAGTGTGTACGTATGCGCATGTGCGCCACCAACAGTTAGAGCTGTCTGACTGCCTTCCAGGCGTGGACCCCGTGGTCAAGTACCCCATTGCATTAAGCTGCAGTTGTGATGCCTGCTCCATCCTCACGTCCAACTGTAATGAGGATCCCAAGGAACTCACCGAACCGGAATTTTGTTCTCAAATTCCTGCCTAG